The following are encoded together in the Mammaliicoccus vitulinus genome:
- a CDS encoding FtsW/RodA/SpoVE family cell cycle protein — MDYIKMFFRYIKNYSKYIDFTLLITYIILSFIGLVMVYSASMVAATKGTLTGGLPVSGTYFFIRQLVYCIVGFSIVFFMSYFMHINILKNKRVQQIVIFTIFGLLILTLLIGTEINGAKSWINLGFMNLQASEILKVAMILYLSFIIDRRRNRLKQFKLALMMPLFLIGTCIGLVLLQNDTGQALILCMIVLCIFAYSGIGIKAILKWSGPIFAGVVLLIIFSIIFKGGILSQHQADRFHVLENPFNYESGIGYHLANSLLAIGNGGIFGKGLGNGIMKLGYLPEPHTDFIFAVIAEELGLVGVLFILGLLFFIVYKGFLYAALTDSYFFKLVCVGISSYIGVQTFVNLAGISGTIPLTGVPLPFMTFGGSSMLSLSIATGILLLTAKQIRIDESHRNK, encoded by the coding sequence ATGGACTATATTAAGATGTTTTTTCGCTACATTAAAAATTACTCGAAATACATAGATTTCACATTGTTAATTACGTATATCATTTTATCTTTCATTGGCTTAGTGATGGTTTATAGTGCAAGTATGGTAGCAGCTACAAAAGGAACGTTAACAGGTGGATTACCTGTATCAGGTACATACTTTTTCATAAGACAGTTAGTGTATTGTATTGTTGGATTTTCCATAGTATTTTTCATGTCATACTTTATGCACATTAATATTTTGAAAAATAAACGTGTACAACAAATTGTAATATTTACGATTTTCGGATTGTTAATACTGACATTATTAATTGGTACTGAGATAAATGGTGCGAAAAGTTGGATTAATCTTGGCTTTATGAATTTACAAGCTTCAGAAATTCTTAAAGTAGCGATGATTTTATATTTATCTTTTATTATTGATAGAAGACGAAATCGACTCAAACAGTTTAAGCTCGCACTCATGATGCCATTATTTTTAATTGGTACTTGTATTGGTTTAGTTTTACTACAAAATGATACTGGACAAGCTCTTATATTATGTATGATAGTGTTATGTATTTTCGCTTATTCTGGTATAGGTATTAAAGCTATTTTAAAATGGTCGGGTCCCATTTTTGCTGGTGTAGTATTATTGATCATTTTTAGTATTATATTTAAAGGCGGTATACTATCCCAGCACCAAGCAGACCGTTTTCACGTATTAGAAAATCCATTTAATTATGAAAGTGGCATCGGTTATCATTTAGCTAATTCATTGTTAGCAATCGGCAATGGTGGCATTTTTGGTAAAGGATTAGGTAATGGTATTATGAAGTTAGGTTACTTACCTGAGCCACATACAGATTTTATCTTTGCAGTTATTGCTGAAGAATTAGGTTTAGTCGGTGTATTATTTATTCTTGGATTATTGTTCTTTATTGTATATAAAGGATTTTTATATGCTGCACTTACAGATTCATATTTCTTCAAACTTGTATGTGTAGGGATCTCAAGTTATATTGGCGTACAAACATTTGTAAACTTAGCAGGTATTTCTGGAACGATTCCATTAACAGGTGTCCCATTACCATTTATGACGTTCGGTGGTTCGTCCATGTTGAGTTTAAGTATAGCTACTGGAATATTACTTTTAACGGCAAAACAAATTAGAATTGATGAATCTCATAGAAACAAATAA
- a CDS encoding YlaN family protein: MHNDSEICQKAYDQLYNDSEKILQLIKVQMDNLTMPQCPLYEEVLDTQMFGLQKEVDFAVQIGLVDREKGQTLMASLEKELSKLHDAFTNA, from the coding sequence ATGCATAACGATTCAGAAATTTGTCAAAAGGCATATGACCAATTATATAACGATTCTGAAAAAATCCTCCAGTTAATAAAGGTACAAATGGACAATTTAACTATGCCACAATGTCCTTTATATGAGGAAGTTTTAGATACGCAAATGTTTGGTCTTCAAAAGGAAGTAGATTTTGCAGTACAAATTGGACTTGTTGATAGAGAAAAGGGTCAGACACTTATGGCAAGTTTAGAAAAGGAACTATCTAAATTGCATGATGCTTTCACAAATGCTTAA
- a CDS encoding DUF2197 domain-containing protein: protein MMKVKCVICDSVVNLDSKSKEAKRLRNHPIRTFMCDDCKARLDKPKD from the coding sequence ATTATGAAAGTAAAATGCGTTATCTGTGATTCAGTCGTCAACTTAGATTCTAAATCTAAAGAAGCAAAAAGACTAAGAAATCACCCTATTCGCACATTCATGTGTGATGATTGTAAAGCTAGATTAGATAAACCTAAAGATTAA
- a CDS encoding YlaH-like family protein: MLLVAKNVSVNPTDRLSFFGKLFRVDENPELGMWLLLLTIFALSAIVYNLGFARKLKFWQNIIIYILLFLGCLLLTFLAVFLPVGESLIIAAIVLGLYRYRLHKERSGEKQQ, encoded by the coding sequence ATGCTCTTAGTTGCTAAAAATGTAAGTGTTAATCCGACAGACAGGCTTTCATTTTTTGGTAAGTTATTTAGAGTAGATGAGAACCCAGAACTTGGTATGTGGCTTTTGTTATTAACAATATTCGCATTAAGTGCGATTGTTTATAATCTAGGGTTTGCAAGAAAGCTTAAGTTTTGGCAGAACATTATTATCTATATATTACTGTTTCTAGGTTGTCTATTATTAACATTCCTTGCAGTATTTTTACCTGTAGGAGAAAGTTTAATAATAGCAGCAATTGTTTTAGGTCTATATCGTTACAGACTTCATAAAGAACGAAGTGGCGAAAAACAACAGTAA
- the typA gene encoding translational GTPase TypA codes for MTNLRENVRNIAIIAHVDHGKTTLVDELLKQSGIFRENEHVAERAMDSNDIEKERGITILAKNTAIDYKDHRINILDTPGHADFGGEVERIMKMVDGVVLVVDAYEGTMPQTRFVLKKALEQDLKPVVVVNKIDKPSARPEQVVDEVLDLFIELDANDEQLDFPVVYASALSGTASLNSDKQDENMKCLYETILDYVPAPVDNRDEPLQFQVALLDYNDYVGRIGVGRVFRGTIKVGQQVSLVKIDGTVKNFRVSKIFGYFGLNRVEIEEAYAGDLIAVSGMEDINVGETVTPQNNVEALPILRIDEPTLEMTFSVNNSPFAGKEGTFVTARKIEERLEMQLETDVSLRVTPTNSPDSWVVAGRGELHLSILIENMRREGFELQVSKPQVIVKDVDGVKSEPYERVQIDVPDEYTGAIIESLGSRKGEMLDMQSNENGQTKLTFMVPARGLIGYSTEFMSMTRGYGIINHTFDSYRPKIKGRIGGRRNGVLVSIDKGVASTYAIMNLEDRGINFMEPGTEVYEGMVVGENNRENDLSVNITKVKAANNIRSANKEQTTTMKKPRILTLEEALEYLNDDELLEVTPESIRLRKKILDKSERERDQKRNKISDEE; via the coding sequence ATGACTAATTTAAGAGAGAATGTACGTAACATTGCAATTATAGCCCACGTTGACCACGGAAAAACAACTTTAGTAGATGAATTGTTAAAACAATCAGGTATTTTTCGTGAAAATGAACATGTAGCAGAACGTGCGATGGATTCAAATGATATAGAAAAAGAACGAGGAATTACAATTTTAGCTAAGAATACGGCTATAGATTATAAAGATCACCGTATCAATATATTAGATACACCTGGACATGCTGACTTCGGAGGAGAAGTTGAGCGTATTATGAAAATGGTTGATGGTGTCGTTTTAGTTGTAGATGCTTATGAAGGTACAATGCCACAAACGCGTTTCGTACTTAAAAAAGCGCTAGAACAAGATTTAAAACCTGTAGTAGTCGTAAATAAAATAGATAAACCTTCTGCAAGACCAGAACAAGTTGTAGATGAAGTATTAGATTTATTTATTGAATTAGATGCTAATGACGAACAACTTGATTTCCCAGTTGTATACGCTTCAGCATTAAGTGGTACAGCTAGTTTGAATTCTGACAAACAAGATGAGAACATGAAATGTCTTTATGAAACAATTTTAGATTATGTTCCAGCCCCAGTTGATAATAGAGACGAGCCATTACAATTTCAAGTTGCATTATTAGATTATAATGACTATGTAGGACGTATCGGTGTTGGTCGTGTATTTAGAGGTACAATAAAAGTAGGACAACAAGTTTCATTAGTGAAAATTGATGGTACAGTCAAAAACTTCAGAGTATCTAAAATATTCGGTTACTTCGGTTTAAACCGTGTTGAAATTGAAGAAGCTTACGCTGGTGATTTAATTGCAGTAAGTGGTATGGAAGATATCAACGTTGGTGAAACAGTAACACCTCAAAATAATGTTGAAGCATTACCTATTTTACGTATTGATGAACCAACATTAGAAATGACTTTCTCAGTAAATAATTCACCATTTGCTGGTAAAGAAGGTACTTTTGTTACTGCTCGTAAAATTGAAGAAAGACTAGAAATGCAATTAGAAACAGATGTATCTTTACGTGTAACACCAACTAATTCACCTGATTCATGGGTAGTTGCTGGACGTGGAGAACTGCATTTATCTATTTTAATTGAAAATATGAGACGTGAAGGTTTTGAACTACAAGTTTCTAAACCTCAAGTTATTGTAAAAGACGTAGACGGTGTTAAATCAGAGCCTTATGAACGTGTACAAATTGACGTGCCAGATGAATATACTGGTGCTATCATCGAATCTTTAGGATCTCGTAAAGGTGAAATGTTAGATATGCAATCGAACGAAAATGGACAAACTAAATTAACATTTATGGTTCCTGCACGTGGTTTAATCGGTTACTCAACTGAATTTATGTCAATGACTCGTGGTTACGGAATTATTAACCATACATTCGATTCATATCGTCCAAAAATTAAAGGACGTATTGGTGGAAGAAGAAATGGTGTTCTAGTATCAATCGATAAAGGTGTAGCAAGTACTTATGCGATTATGAACCTTGAAGATAGAGGTATCAACTTCATGGAACCTGGTACAGAAGTATATGAAGGTATGGTCGTTGGAGAAAACAATCGTGAGAATGATCTATCTGTAAACATTACAAAAGTTAAAGCTGCAAACAACATTCGTTCAGCTAATAAAGAACAAACAACTACTATGAAAAAACCAAGAATTTTAACACTTGAAGAAGCGTTAGAATACTTGAATGATGATGAATTATTAGAGGTAACTCCAGAATCTATTCGTCTAAGAAAGAAAATTCTAGATAAATCTGAAAGAGAAAGAGATCAAAAGAGAAACAAAATATCCGATGAGGAGTGA
- a CDS encoding DUF5325 family protein, whose product MKKSKAIFVLLALIVTFFLLVFSFALAEGSILFMLLAVLLIVATMGFGFTLKKKYRENGWL is encoded by the coding sequence ATGAAAAAATCTAAAGCAATTTTTGTACTACTTGCTTTAATTGTAACATTTTTCCTTTTAGTGTTTAGCTTTGCATTAGCTGAAGGTTCTATATTATTTATGCTATTAGCAGTATTGCTAATCGTCGCGACTATGGGATTTGGTTTTACACTTAAAAAGAAATACCGTGAAAACGGCTGGCTATAA
- a CDS encoding inositol monophosphatase family protein, giving the protein MEIYKFAYQIIAEAGKVIRDSIDEEIQIETKSNPNDLVTNIDKETEERLFNQIMSTYPEHRILGEEGHGKDIQDTSGVLWIVDPIDGTLNFVHQQENFAISIGIYIDGEKYAGFVYDVMNDKMYHALAGKGAWLNEEPLKPLKDTELKTSLISTNPLWLTKEKLSGIYVPIVDNSRSTRAYGSAALDFANVAKGITSAYLTMRLQPWDFAGGLIIVEEVGAVVTNQLGEQLNILEANSILIGNKAIHNELLNEYFLPHKPLLEQIHTERFRGKS; this is encoded by the coding sequence ATGGAAATATACAAATTTGCATATCAAATTATAGCTGAAGCCGGTAAGGTTATTCGTGATTCGATTGATGAAGAAATTCAAATTGAAACGAAATCAAATCCTAACGATTTAGTTACGAACATAGATAAAGAAACAGAAGAAAGATTATTTAATCAAATTATGTCTACATACCCTGAACACAGAATTTTAGGGGAAGAAGGGCATGGTAAAGATATTCAAGATACAAGTGGTGTGTTATGGATAGTTGATCCAATAGATGGAACATTGAATTTCGTTCATCAACAAGAGAATTTTGCGATTTCAATCGGTATATATATAGATGGTGAAAAGTATGCTGGATTTGTATACGACGTTATGAATGATAAGATGTATCACGCTTTAGCTGGTAAAGGGGCATGGCTAAATGAAGAACCATTAAAACCGTTAAAAGATACTGAATTAAAGACAAGTTTAATTTCCACGAATCCATTATGGTTAACTAAAGAAAAGCTTTCAGGTATATATGTTCCTATTGTAGACAATTCTAGAAGTACAAGAGCATATGGATCAGCGGCGTTAGATTTTGCAAATGTCGCTAAAGGTATTACAAGCGCTTATTTAACAATGAGATTACAACCATGGGATTTTGCAGGTGGTTTAATTATCGTTGAAGAGGTAGGAGCTGTTGTAACGAATCAATTAGGTGAGCAATTAAATATATTAGAAGCAAATTCTATTTTGATAGGTAATAAGGCTATTCATAATGAGCTGCTAAATGAATATTTCTTACCTCATAAACCTCTATTAGAACAAATTCATACTGAAAGATTTCGAGGGAAGTCATAA
- a CDS encoding YktB family protein has translation MTKYTFKQKDFKVFSVEGLENRMQALDEQVRPQLNALGERYSNYLTEQTGDTFYYHVAKHARRTVNPPKDTWVAFATNQRGYKMLPHFQIGLFESQLFIMFGVMHENKNKGHMADFLNKNIHLLESLPSDYSLCFDHYNIDKSPIDSLSQEDLKHHIKRLKDVKKAEFFVARTLDPKSEVLNSDKSFTAYLDETFNELIKFYS, from the coding sequence ATGACTAAGTATACTTTTAAACAAAAGGATTTTAAAGTTTTTAGTGTTGAAGGTTTAGAAAATAGGATGCAAGCACTAGACGAACAAGTAAGACCTCAATTAAATGCTTTAGGCGAAAGATACAGCAATTATTTAACTGAACAAACAGGTGATACATTCTATTATCATGTTGCTAAACATGCTCGTAGAACCGTGAATCCACCAAAAGATACGTGGGTTGCGTTTGCTACTAATCAACGTGGTTACAAAATGTTACCACATTTTCAAATAGGTTTATTTGAGTCTCAATTATTCATTATGTTTGGTGTGATGCATGAAAATAAAAATAAAGGTCATATGGCAGACTTTTTAAATAAAAACATACATTTACTTGAATCACTACCAAGTGACTATTCATTATGTTTTGACCATTATAATATTGATAAATCACCAATTGATTCATTGTCACAAGAAGATTTAAAACATCATATTAAAAGACTTAAAGATGTTAAAAAAGCTGAGTTTTTCGTAGCTAGAACACTCGATCCTAAATCAGAAGTATTAAATTCTGATAAATCGTTCACAGCATATTTAGACGAGACATTTAATGAATTAATAAAATTCTATAGTTAA
- a CDS encoding DUF4064 domain-containing protein → MKRTIEYTLLILGAIFSLIGIVFAFIIKTFSKTPEFKSEFEKSFNEQIQGSQDVPSSVTADQMLNGFSAFGNFAIVILIISILLTVVAVVFVKKQRILSGVLAVVAGLISILTLNVISFLLLIIAGIMLFVRKNKTNNQFEDVNFQNDIKHDQNQSENEFDSNEQQQNRIEETDKKKKDDDPYIY, encoded by the coding sequence ATGAAAAGAACTATTGAATATACATTATTAATATTAGGTGCTATTTTTTCTTTAATTGGTATCGTATTTGCTTTTATAATTAAAACTTTTTCCAAAACACCTGAGTTTAAATCAGAATTTGAAAAGTCATTTAATGAGCAAATCCAAGGTTCACAAGATGTACCTAGTTCAGTTACAGCAGATCAAATGTTAAACGGATTTTCAGCATTTGGGAATTTTGCAATAGTGATTCTCATAATAAGCATCTTATTAACAGTTGTTGCGGTTGTATTTGTTAAAAAACAAAGAATTTTATCAGGTGTATTAGCAGTAGTAGCAGGATTAATTTCAATCCTTACACTAAACGTTATATCATTCTTATTATTGATTATTGCAGGTATAATGCTATTTGTGAGAAAAAATAAAACAAATAATCAATTTGAAGATGTAAACTTCCAAAATGATATAAAGCATGATCAAAATCAAAGTGAAAATGAATTTGATTCAAATGAACAGCAACAAAATCGTATAGAAGAAACAGATAAAAAGAAAAAAGACGATGATCCATACATTTATTAA
- a CDS encoding DUF4064 domain-containing protein, with protein sequence MMNSYVEHVKQPVSRGAEKFFGWLAWIIVLGITALSLFAALVVLNNPDNLNRLESLINRLNINITANGQLLSASEVALNIQNGIWLFIIYLIIVLIFSFIGLVLMRWRIFSGIVFLLLAVITIPLFIVLVPLFFFIVSILLFVRKDKILPIQGMGQQQYFQDDRESVNQQPRQTQPLQPARKHQEKTEPHNDQTIGSNQPNTKQEEPIKQEEPIEQKTEEETYHDASNSEEVLSRRKKHQKHKKQKDQIDESYNDENELDQEDLEHQEDLSQRKQDPYNYETTQSDEYQENLGKQKKEKKVKKEKPNATIERRNNYEKRMQQQKKYFEGKNSSDQEVAKNDK encoded by the coding sequence ATGATGAATTCATATGTAGAACATGTGAAACAGCCAGTTAGTAGAGGCGCAGAGAAGTTTTTTGGATGGCTAGCTTGGATAATAGTGTTAGGTATTACAGCATTGTCTCTATTTGCTGCACTTGTCGTATTAAATAATCCTGACAATTTAAATAGACTAGAATCTTTGATTAATCGCTTAAATATTAATATCACAGCTAATGGTCAATTATTATCTGCGAGCGAAGTTGCACTCAATATTCAAAATGGAATATGGCTATTCATAATTTATTTGATAATTGTTTTAATTTTTTCTTTTATAGGATTAGTATTGATGAGATGGAGAATATTTTCAGGTATTGTATTTTTACTTTTAGCAGTTATTACTATTCCATTATTTATTGTTTTAGTTCCACTCTTTTTCTTTATAGTAAGTATTTTATTATTTGTAAGAAAAGACAAAATATTACCTATCCAAGGTATGGGACAACAACAATATTTTCAAGATGATCGTGAAAGTGTGAATCAACAACCTAGACAAACTCAACCATTACAACCTGCAAGGAAGCATCAAGAAAAAACAGAGCCACACAATGATCAAACAATAGGTTCAAATCAGCCAAATACAAAACAAGAAGAGCCTATAAAACAAGAAGAACCTATAGAACAAAAAACTGAAGAAGAGACTTATCACGACGCTTCTAACAGCGAAGAAGTTTTATCTCGTCGTAAAAAGCATCAAAAGCATAAAAAACAAAAAGATCAAATTGACGAATCATACAATGATGAGAACGAGCTTGACCAAGAAGATTTAGAGCATCAAGAAGATTTAAGTCAAAGGAAACAAGATCCGTATAATTATGAAACGACTCAATCAGATGAATATCAAGAAAATCTTGGGAAACAAAAGAAAGAAAAGAAAGTTAAAAAAGAAAAACCAAATGCTACAATAGAAAGAAGAAATAATTACGAAAAACGAATGCAACAACAGAAAAAATATTTTGAAGGAAAAAATAGTTCTGACCAAGAAGTTGCAAAAAATGATAAATAA
- a CDS encoding ABC transporter substrate-binding protein: MKQLMQLVGISLIVGSLLMLSTKLIDPPPSKGKKDVIYVYNWGEYIDPELTKKFEKETGIKVVYETFDSNEAMMAKIKNGGTSYDVAVPSEYTVQKMKKEKLLIPIDHNKLSNLKNMDKSFMNLPFDPGNQYSIPYFWGTVGILYNPEKTKGINFNSWNSLWDKRLKDDVLIVDGAREGIGFALNSMNESLNETDEQKLKKAQNKLIKLSPNVRGVVGDEINTMMVQNESDVAVVWSGMAADIMTENDQLDFVVPKEGSNLWFDNLVIPKTAQNVEGAYKFIDFLLDEQNGKQNTEWVGYATPNKASFKLLDKNVREDERFYPDSTLRNKLEVYQDLGKENISEYNEAFLKFKMSLN; encoded by the coding sequence ATGAAACAATTAATGCAATTAGTTGGTATTTCGTTGATCGTTGGATCACTATTAATGCTATCAACTAAATTGATTGATCCGCCACCTTCTAAAGGAAAAAAAGATGTTATATACGTATATAATTGGGGAGAATATATAGATCCTGAGCTGACAAAGAAATTTGAAAAAGAAACAGGTATAAAAGTCGTATATGAAACATTTGATTCAAATGAAGCGATGATGGCTAAAATTAAAAATGGTGGTACATCATACGACGTTGCAGTACCAAGTGAATATACTGTACAAAAAATGAAGAAAGAAAAATTATTAATTCCAATTGATCATAATAAATTATCAAACTTAAAAAATATGGATAAATCTTTCATGAATTTACCATTTGATCCTGGAAATCAATATTCAATTCCTTATTTTTGGGGCACTGTCGGAATATTGTATAATCCTGAAAAAACGAAAGGTATCAATTTCAATTCTTGGAATAGCCTGTGGGATAAACGATTAAAAGATGATGTGTTAATTGTCGATGGCGCAAGAGAAGGAATTGGATTTGCTTTAAACAGTATGAATGAAAGCTTGAATGAAACGGATGAACAAAAACTTAAAAAAGCTCAAAATAAATTAATTAAACTATCTCCTAATGTAAGAGGTGTTGTAGGAGATGAAATTAATACGATGATGGTTCAAAATGAATCAGATGTTGCAGTTGTATGGAGTGGAATGGCCGCGGATATTATGACTGAAAATGACCAATTAGACTTTGTTGTACCGAAAGAAGGTTCAAACTTATGGTTTGATAATCTCGTTATTCCAAAAACTGCTCAAAACGTGGAAGGTGCATATAAGTTTATTGATTTCTTATTAGACGAACAAAATGGTAAACAAAATACGGAATGGGTTGGTTATGCTACACCGAATAAAGCTTCATTTAAACTTCTAGATAAAAATGTTAGAGAAGATGAACGATTTTATCCTGATTCAACTCTTAGAAACAAGCTTGAAGTTTATCAAGATTTGGGTAAAGAAAATATTTCAGAATATAATGAAGCATTTCTTAAATTTAAGATGTCATTAAATTAA
- a CDS encoding ABC transporter permease has protein sequence MKITGKIYFTFILIFLYLPIFFLIYYSFNDAGNMTQFKGFTLDHYISVFQNKRLLVIIVNTIAIALLAASISTVIGICGAIGIYYLKNKKLKVGLLTLNNILMVSSDVVIGSSFLLLFTVIGHFTGMGLGFWSVLISHIAFCVPIVVLLVLPKLYDMNTSMIDAARDLGASSWQTLIKVIIPHILPGAIGGFFMALTYSLDDFTVSFFVTGSGFSVLSVEVYSMARKGITMEINAISTLLFGLVMILILGYYFIKSGQQRRVEKRGGSLR, from the coding sequence ATGAAAATAACTGGAAAAATCTATTTTACATTTATACTCATATTTCTATACTTACCAATATTCTTTTTAATTTATTATTCCTTTAACGATGCGGGGAATATGACACAATTCAAAGGATTTACGCTTGATCATTATATATCAGTATTTCAAAATAAACGTTTACTTGTCATAATTGTGAATACGATAGCGATTGCGTTATTAGCAGCTAGTATATCAACTGTAATTGGTATTTGTGGCGCGATTGGTATTTACTATTTGAAAAATAAAAAATTGAAAGTTGGCTTATTAACTTTAAACAATATATTAATGGTTAGCTCTGATGTAGTCATCGGTTCTTCCTTCTTATTATTATTTACTGTGATTGGACACTTCACAGGTATGGGACTAGGATTTTGGTCAGTATTAATTTCACATATTGCTTTTTGTGTGCCTATAGTCGTTCTATTAGTGTTACCGAAACTATATGATATGAATACATCTATGATTGATGCAGCTAGAGACTTAGGAGCATCTTCATGGCAAACACTTATTAAAGTGATTATTCCTCATATACTTCCTGGCGCTATCGGTGGTTTCTTTATGGCGCTAACATATTCTTTAGATGACTTTACAGTAAGTTTCTTCGTTACGGGTAGTGGATTTAGTGTATTATCAGTCGAAGTTTATTCAATGGCTAGAAAAGGTATTACGATGGAAATTAATGCGATTTCTACATTGCTATTTGGTTTAGTTATGATACTGATTTTAGGTTATTATTTCATAAAAAGTGGTCAACAAAGAAGAGTTGAAAAAAGAGGGGGCAGTTTAAGATGA
- a CDS encoding ABC transporter permease, which yields MRKIKSILLVPYMIWIVLFIIVPIAMIFYSSLLDIHGHFSFENYKNFFTSSYLEMTLSSAWYAFIITFFCLIISYPLALILRNAKYKEILLLLVILPTWINLLLKTYAFIGILSHDGLLNKILNVFNVPSTELLFTSTAFIIVSVYIYIPFMLLPIFNSMDEIPENLLQASKDLGASPLTTFRRVIVPLTLEGVKTGIQITFIPALSLFMITRLIAGNKVVNLGTAIQEQFLVTQNYGMGSTIAVFLILAMAFILIVTKSKSENKEV from the coding sequence ATGCGTAAAATAAAATCAATATTACTTGTACCTTATATGATATGGATTGTATTGTTCATTATTGTACCTATAGCTATGATTTTTTATTCTTCTTTATTAGATATTCATGGACACTTTTCTTTTGAAAATTATAAGAACTTTTTTACAAGTAGTTATTTGGAAATGACTTTAAGCTCAGCATGGTATGCATTTATTATTACGTTCTTTTGTTTAATCATTAGTTATCCTTTAGCACTCATATTGAGAAACGCTAAGTATAAAGAAATATTACTTTTACTTGTCATATTACCAACTTGGATAAATTTATTGTTAAAAACGTATGCCTTTATCGGTATTTTAAGCCATGATGGATTATTAAACAAAATTTTAAACGTCTTTAATGTGCCTTCTACTGAATTATTATTTACAAGTACAGCCTTTATCATCGTTTCTGTATATATTTATATACCTTTTATGTTATTACCCATCTTTAATTCGATGGACGAAATACCTGAGAATTTACTACAAGCTTCTAAAGACTTAGGTGCAAGCCCTTTAACAACTTTTAGAAGGGTAATCGTGCCATTAACTTTAGAAGGCGTCAAAACAGGTATACAAATTACATTTATACCTGCATTATCTTTGTTTATGATTACGAGATTAATTGCAGGAAATAAAGTGGTTAACTTAGGTACCGCTATACAAGAGCAGTTTTTAGTGACACAAAATTATGGAATGGGTTCAACGATTGCAGTGTTTTTAATATTAGCAATGGCATTTATACTCATTGTGACAAAATCTAAATCAGAGAATAAGGAGGTATAG